A stretch of the candidate division KSB1 bacterium genome encodes the following:
- a CDS encoding Rrf2 family transcriptional regulator produces MPVIFSRACEYALRGLVEMARHPEKQFWRIRELAEQAETPAPFLAKTFQSLVKARILNSSKGRQGGFSFGRPVDQIFLIDIVKTIDGTTLTHDCALGLPECHDDNPCPFHDQWKRIRAPLIEALSEESLAHVSKQGRN; encoded by the coding sequence ATGCCCGTTATATTCAGTCGTGCTTGTGAGTATGCTTTAAGGGGTTTGGTGGAGATGGCTCGCCATCCTGAGAAACAGTTTTGGAGAATTCGGGAATTAGCCGAACAAGCAGAAACGCCGGCCCCGTTTCTGGCGAAAACTTTTCAATCTTTGGTGAAAGCCAGAATTCTAAACTCATCTAAAGGAAGGCAAGGAGGGTTCTCATTTGGGCGCCCTGTGGATCAAATATTCCTCATTGACATCGTGAAAACCATTGATGGCACAACGCTAACACATGACTGCGCTCTTGGCCTGCCCGAGTGTCATGATGACAATCCATGTCCATTTCACGACCAGTGGAAGAGAATTCGTGCACCACTTATTGAAGCTTTGAGCGAGGAATCGTTAGCCCATGTATCCAAGCAAGGAAGGAACTGA
- a CDS encoding GtrA family protein has product MEDGVKIKSGPLVQFVKYSLSGGAATIVHIIIFHLAAWKIFPSLQENDYAVATLGLSVAAVDVATRSLNSMLSNGVAWIFSNLVAYLLNIFWVFESGRHNRIIEIGLFYLVSGVSMGVGTGLMGFLIRYYNMQTTYAFTANLVSALLINFAMRKFFIFKG; this is encoded by the coding sequence ATGGAAGATGGAGTAAAAATAAAATCCGGACCCTTGGTTCAGTTTGTGAAATACAGCCTTTCGGGTGGTGCTGCTACTATCGTGCACATAATCATTTTTCATCTTGCTGCGTGGAAGATTTTCCCATCGCTACAGGAAAATGACTACGCGGTGGCAACGTTAGGATTATCTGTTGCAGCAGTAGATGTCGCAACCCGTTCACTCAATTCCATGTTGTCTAACGGCGTCGCCTGGATCTTCAGCAACCTGGTTGCCTACCTCCTTAACATATTTTGGGTATTCGAATCCGGCCGGCATAACAGAATTATTGAAATCGGCTTATTTTATCTTGTGTCCGGCGTAAGCATGGGTGTAGGGACAGGTCTAATGGGATTCTTAATCAGATATTACAATATGCAAACGACCTATGCTTTCACTGCCAATCTGGTTTCAGCTCTATTGATAAACTTTGCCATGCGCAAATTTTTTATTTTCAAGGGATAA